The window CGTCTGTTCCATCACCGAGATGGCCAGGTTGCTGGGTGTGCCGCCGAACATGTCGGTCAGCAGGATGACGCCGCTGCCGCTGTCCACGGCGGCGCAGGCCTTCAGGATGTCGGAGCGGCGCCGCTCCATGTCATCTTCCGGACCGATGCAGATCGCCTTCACCGCGGTCTGCGGGCCGACAACATGTTCCATGGCGGAGACGAACTCCTCCGCCAGACGCCCGTGCGTAACGATCACGAGCCCGATCATGCCTGATTTCTCAACGGGATCCCCATTACCCGTAGCGGCCGGGAGGAGCCGCGCGGGCGGACTTGATACGCTCGTTAGAGTCCGACTCCAAGATGCTCCAGCATGCGTCTGATTTTCGCGGGCGCAGCGGGTTCCAGAGGCCACAGGTCGAAAACGGGAACATCCAGACCGCAAATCGTCGTGACCTGTTGTGGCGGCAGGCGTTCGACGGCCTCAGGGGCCGCAAGGCAGCGCACCACAAGGGCGATTTCGGCGAAGGCGAGGTCCGGGGTCTGGATCACGCCCAGGCCCCGGACCTCGATCAGACCGGCCAGCGAATCAGGGGCCCGGCCATAGGGCCGCCCCCCCGAAGCGAAGACCAGGGTGCGATCATCGGCCACCAGATGGAAGCCTTCGGCGAGGGCGCGCAAGGCCAGGTCGCTCTTGCCGATCCCCGAGGGGCCCTCGATCAGCACCCCGCGCCAGCGGCCGGCCAGGCGTCGGGCGATCAGGCCGGCATGACGGATCACTCGCGCGATTCCGGAAGATCGACCGTGAACCGCGCGCCCTGCCGGCTACCGTCGGGGCCCAGGCGGTTCTCGGCCTTCAGCTCGCCGCCATGAGCCTCGACGATCTGGCGGGCGATGGAGAGGCCCAGACCGGAATTGCCGCCGAACGCCCGACCCTTGGGCCGCGAGGTGTAGAAGCGCTCGAAGATGGTCTCGAGGTTCTCGCTCGGGATTCCCGGACCGTCGTCCTCGATCGTGGTGATCAGCCGGCCGCGCGTCCGGGTCAGGTTGACGCGGACCTCGCCGTCGGCAGGGCTGAATGAGCGGGCATTGTCGATCAGGTTGCGGAACACCTGTCCGATCGGGGTCTCGCG of the Caulobacter henricii genome contains:
- a CDS encoding PTS sugar transporter subunit IIA, with amino-acid sequence MIGLVIVTHGRLAEEFVSAMEHVVGPQTAVKAICIGPEDDMERRRSDILKACAAVDSGSGVILLTDMFGGTPSNLAISVMEQTRAEVIAGLNLPMLIKLASVRQRETLQACVAHAQEAGRKYISVASYVLAGEK
- a CDS encoding HPr kinase/phosphorylase; the protein is MIRHAGLIARRLAGRWRGVLIEGPSGIGKSDLALRALAEGFHLVADDRTLVFASGGRPYGRAPDSLAGLIEVRGLGVIQTPDLAFAEIALVVRCLAAPEAVERLPPQQVTTICGLDVPVFDLWPLEPAAPAKIRRMLEHLGVGL